In Caloenas nicobarica isolate bCalNic1 chromosome 6, bCalNic1.hap1, whole genome shotgun sequence, the DNA window CCacttctctgtgcctcagtttcccccctGCTGCCTCCCTAGTCAAGCTGCCAGTGGGTGTTTAGGGCTTGCACCCAATCCTGAGGGATGGAGCCAGCCCTGGCCCCAAGCAAGCAGAACAATAACACAGTATGTCCCCTCCAAGGGAGAGGGGGCCTGTCACCACCCAGTGCTGGCACCACGGCCCCTGGCAGAGCCAGCCAGCACATGGGGAGTGTGGAGCAACCAGGACCTTTCACTATCAGCCATTCCGTCACTGAGATGCTGATATGGGGGCACGGAAATAGGGGCAGGACTCTCTGCAGgcaaagcagctgggagaggatcAGCTCAGCGCCCCCAATCCCCAagaggggacatggggctgacagCCAGGGTCATCACGGGGgctcagagctggcagcagccacaGGCAGAGGCTGCTTTGTCACATGCCCAAGCTCCTGGAGGGTGGGGGTACAGGACACCCCATGGTGAACCCCCCCCCCTcaccttcctgctgctggggacccCAGCTGGACTGAGGGGAAGTAGCAGACAGAAACCTTGCTGGCACCAAGGCTGCTGCCCTCAGAGTGTCCCCAAGGGGACCTGCTAACTACTGCCACGGTGGACATATCAAGGCTACACCATGtgcagtgtccctgtccccctggcTCTGCTCACAAGGGCAGAGGTGCCACTCTGCCACACCACCCTCACTGCAGCGGGTCCCGGTGGGCATCCCAGGCTGCATACCCCAGCCCTGCCAAGCAGCCAGCACCCTTCTCCAGAGGAGCCATGCCcagctgcactgcagaaaagtAAGGCGGCAGTGCCTGGAGCAGTCTGCTTTATTACAAGGCTGAACAGActggcaaataaataaataccccCTGGCCCCCACAAAATGTGCGCAGGGTCCCCATGCAAGTGCCTGTCCTGGCGCCAGCTCTGACATGGGCTGCACCTCTGCCAGGGTGCTCCAGCACCTCGTGACCCTACAATAAACAAGCCAGTGTGTGCAGCTGAGCCTATGCTACCAGGCGCAGCCAGTGGGACCGTGCTTGCCACGGGGGAAGCCATGGCCAAAGTGCTCAAatccagcagcaggatgggggcAGGGTGGCCGAGCACCTCGGGGCCGTGTGTGTCCCCGTGCCCAGCTGCAGGCATGGCACGGCTCCCTCGGCACAGTGCCCGTTGAGCATCACCAGGTGCTCGCTGGTGGGAGGCACCCCTGGGCCACCttttccctgctccctgcctccccAAGGCCggcaggatctggccctggACTCAAGACGAGCCCCAGGACCAGGATGGGCAGGTAGGTCCTCCCTGTGGAGAGCCTCTGGAGCCCAAGCCTCCttccacagccccagggccatgCAAGTGACCCTTGAGTCAGAGACGGCAGTTCCCTGGTGTCTTCAGAACGAGGATCGGTCGATGCCTGTGGGGCAAGAGAGGGCACGAGGCCGTAACCCCCCGGCGGGCACcgatgctgggctgggcagcctGCGGCACGGCCCTCTGACCCACCCTGGCAGCCACAGGGACAGCGCAGGGGACAGTGGGGTCTTGCTTCCATCCCTGGCTTAGATGCAAGCCCTGGAATTGGAGGGGGTTGCTGGCCTGGAGTGGGAACATCCTGGTGGCCCcctggcagctcctggcacagTCACCCCCATGGGGACCACGGATGAGTGAAGGCACCACAATGGGGAAACGGTGGGGTCCCATGTCTGGTGTGTTAACACACACCACCCACCACGCCCCTTCTGCATAGAGCAACTGGGCATTGCTGGGGAAACAGGCGGGCATGAGAGTGAGCGTGGGGTGACCCAAGTCCCTTCCCCACCACCATCCCAAAAAGCATCATTACCTTCGTGAAGCAGCAGGACACTGGGGccagctcccccctccccagttCACCCCTAACTGGGTGCCACAGTATGTGCAAGTGCTGTGCTCACCCACCCCAAGTGAGGACTCACCAGGCAATGGGCGAGTGGAGCcaggtgcaggcagctgggcagcacGGTCCCAGCTCAGCCTGTGAGCGAGCCCCATCCCTGGAGCAGGTGGTTTTGGGGCCACCGCAGGTGCCAGAGGCTCAGTGGCCAGGGCCACCACAGGTGCCAGAGGCTCAGTGGCCAGGGCCACTGGGGCCAGGGGGGCAGTGGGCTCTGCCAGCCATGGCCCATGGCTCAGCAACACGGTGCATGTGGCTGGTGGTGGGTGGGACATCTGGGGTGTGCAACTGGGTGTCTGTCCCATGTGTGTCCCCCAGGAATGGCACTGGAGGGGCACAGGTCTCAAGGGAGGCTTTGAGGCAAGGTCAAAAAAAGAGTGCATCACATCTTGGAGTGTATCACACTCCAAAACCCTCATCCAGCCCAAAGCCCAGGGAACTGCAAAACCTGCATCCCACATGCTGCCTGGATGGGGATCTGGGGGTGTCTCCGTGGCAGGTGCCCCCATCCTTCCTCACAGACACCAGGGAACAGGACCTCAGAAGGGATCCTCTGTGATCCTTGTGTCCCCATGGACGAGGATCATCTGGGTCCTGCCGTCCCCACCTGGGCACCCAGTGCTGCCGGACCCCATCCCCAGCCTCCCCCATCCCCAAGGGGAGGTTTggctggggtgcaggcaggTCGCCTGAGCAGGGAGGTGACAAGGTGCGGGTGACCCAATGGCAGGGAGGGTACAGGCACACAGTGGCAGGGGACAGCGCCTACCTGAAGTGGAGAGAAATGAAGGATGCAAGTGGAGAAAGACGGTGCGTTGCGGGCTAAGAGTTAAGAGCATCGATACCTGCAGGAGTGAGCACAAGGGCCTGGAGGATGTCAGAGAGTGAAACGATGCCCCGCGGGTACTGGTTCTCATCCACCAAAACCAGGCGATGGACCTGTGGGTGCAGGAAGAGCATCACAGGCAGGTCAGGCAGGGGGtagggggctggggctggtgcaaGGCACCCCAGGTGCTCACCTGCTCCTTGGCAATGCGGTCGATGATGTCCTCCATGGTTTCGTGGGGGTAGCAGGTGAGGACCCCTTCCAGGCAGACGGTTCGCTGCCGCAGCGCCTCCCGCACGCTGATGTCCAGGTTGTTGTAGGTCTTCTGGGCTGCCAGGTGCTACAGGAGAGGTGGCCCCACTCTGCACCCCAGTGTCTCCTGGCACCTCATTGTGCTGCCACTAAAGGGGACACTGAGCCCCAATGACAGGGCAGACTGTGCATTGGTGCATGTGGGGTGGGTTTGCATGGGTACAGGCACGTGTGAGTGACCCACCAGCAGCGTGCAAGAGGCCACACTTGTTCACAGGTGTGCAAACATGCAAGGTACTCACAATGACGTCAAACCGGGAGTAGAGGCCAACCACTTGTCCTGCAAGCAGAGACAATgcaggggctggagaggggacCCTGAGGACCACCTGCCAtgctccccctgcaccccaagggcCAGGCTTGCGGGGGTGGGGAGCTGGGCGTGggtggagctggagcagctggcagagggAAATGAGAGAGTTGCTGGTCCCCTCCCCAGGTACCAGCATCATTGATGACAGGCAGGGCAGAAACACGGCGGTCCACAAAGATCTCCAGGGCAGTGTAGACGGGGGCAGTTTCCAGCACGACAGCGACATCACGGAAGGTGCCTATACACAGCTCCTGCACTGTTTTCTTCAGGAAGCGTGGCTTAGGGATGGTGGAGCCCTACAGCACAgcaaggcagggctgggctggcacctaCATGCACCCCAATGCCCTTGCTTCTGCCCCTACACACCCgccatgtgtgtgcacatgcagccccagcactcACAAAGATGTGGAGAAACTTGAGGATGCGCTTGTGCGTCAGGATGTGCAGGACGTTGCCTGAGACAGGCTCGATGACGGGCAGGCGGTGGATCTTGTGCTTGATCAGGGAGTAGACAGCATCGAAGAggctgcaggtgacagggagACCGTGGGGGGTAGTAGGGCTGCATCCTGGGCACCTCCTCCCGCCAGGGTGTGCTCTTCTGCGTGGGCAGGTGCTCACCTATCACTCGGGGAGATGTACACCAATGGCTTGAAGGAGCCCTGCAGGTACACCTCTGCCAAGAGAGAGAAGTGAGAGAGGTGAGAGAGGGGTCTCCCATCCCCCTCATGCTGTCCTGCAACGCCAGAGCCCAACTGCACGTCCTGCACCGCATCTCCCACCCACTCACCCCCATTGCTCCCTGCTTTTTACCTCTCCAGGTCTCAATCTTGTGCTCCTCCACCTCGTAGATCTGAACCTGAGAGCAAGGAGATGCCCTGGTTACAGTGGCCCCACAGCAGACTGAAGGGACTCTGGGACACTGGCCATCTCCCCAGGCATCCCACCCCATCACCCTAAGTGCAGGGATCACATATTgggtgctgggcagaggggcACCAAGCGGACACTAGCCTAGCCCAGAACACTCCCTGGTCATGGTCTAGTGATGAAGAGAGGaccaggaaaggaaagaagggacCAGGAGAGGTGGGGACAgcccccccctgccccatgcTCTCTCCGAACCCCCTGGGGCCTCCCCATCACACTCACCAAGGGCGAGCGGTAGTAGCGGTGGAGGATGTTGATGAAGTCAGTGATGGTGAGCATCCCTGCGGAGACACTGgggctggcagcactgcccacGCCCCTCGCTGccaggcaggggaaggggcCGGGCGGTGCTGCCAGCACTCACCCACAAAGCTCTGCGTCTTGCTGTCCCAGAGTGGGGCAGCACGCACTCCGTTGGCCACCAGTGCCACAAAAGCTTTCTTGATCTGTCAGCAGAGTGAGGAGGGGGTCAGGGCATCACTGACCCCAGTCTGCCCAGCCCTGTCAATCCCCCTCTTTGTCACCTCCAGGGAGATGTCGAAGACAACAAGTTtgcagctggtggggatggtATCATAGCAGCAGTGGCTCCTCATGAAGTGCATGTAGATCTCAGCATCAGGGCTCTGAAACTCACTCTCTGGGCCCAGCCCCAATAGCTCATTTCCCAGTGTGAAGGTGACAGGTCTTGGGCTCCTCTGGctgtcctcttcctcctcctcttcctcctcctccacctccctAGAGCACAGGGCCCCTGGGAACCCTACAGGCAAACCCACCCCAGCCCTAACAGGTGAGCTGAGCTGCCAGGTCTCAGCACCCTCCTGCCTGGTGAGAGCAGGAGGATGCTTCAGGAGGGGATACTCCCCATAGACCCCCTTATTCCCGGCTCCATAGGGGCAGCAGAGAGCACTGTGGCTCTCCAGCCTgggggcacagggcagaggaTGGATGCACTCATTGCATGAGTGAGccagccctccctcccacaTGCCTAGGCACTGCCTGCTACCCACCTTCCTCCTCGGGGTGGGCAGCGGCATCCAGCAGCGCCACCTGAGGGGGCACACAGCAATGGGGTTCAGCAGGAGCCAGCCCAGCCTCtcccccacccatgggtgctgcctgcacccacTCGGCTGCCCCAGCTCACCCTGCCAGGTAAAGTGGACTGTCCTTTCAGGGTGGGGATGTGGGCTGGGCTCAGCCCCCAACTCCACTAGAGAGCCCCCCACCTGCCCAGGACCCCCAGagcctgctgtccccatggtggCTCTAGCCCAGGATGCCCAGATTGTCCCCCCACTCTGGGGGTACAGTGGGGGTCCCCGGGTGAGCGCAAGGGACAGCAGAAACCCCTGGCTCCTCTCTCCGCTGCCAGAGTGGAGCGCGTCGCATGGCAGCTCTGTGCTcatcctctccttctcccagcaccaaggtgTAAATCCCGGTCCTGCTTCCTCCCATGCTgggagccccaccagccccccagGGACCAGGTCTGCCCCAGGAGACTCTACAGTAACAAAGAGGGAGGCAGCCCTAGGCGGGAGGGAGGCGAGCACAATCAAGCAGCTGACCCCATGCCCGCCGGGTCCCCAGGAGACCCTACCATAACAAAGCAGCATGCGCGGCAGGAAGAGCAACCCCAGCCACAAACCCACTAACAGAGGCAATGTTTAGAAGCCACCCTCCAATAACAAAGGCACAAGGActgctccctggggagcccagagccaACCCCAGCAAAGAGTCGACCCTATGCCAGAGTCCCCCAACCCTTCCCAAAGGGCTGGGACAGCCAGGGCAGGTGGGTGGGCCATGCTGCACTCCATGTCCTTGTCCCAAAGGATGCCTGGCCGTGGGAAGGAGACTGCCagccccccacgtccccccaccccgggaGGTGGCCTGTCCCCAAGCGGGGGGCTGTTGAGCCGAGCCCTCCACCCAGCCCAACGGTACCTGGGACGCGGCGGGGCTGGAGAGTCGCTCCATGCTGACTGCGGGGCAGCGCTGCTATTCTGGGCCGGCGGCTGGTGGGGGCCCGGCAGATAGGGTGTCAGTGAGCAATGCCAGCCATGCCCCCGCCACCGCCGCGGGGGGGGATGCACACACTGCCACCACCACTGCCACAGACATGCAGTGCCCGCGGCCACTGCGCCACCCCGCGACCCTGCAGCACCGGGCTGGAGAAGacagccgcagccccgggcACAGCACTGGGGACACGAGGGAGGGGGTGATGGAGGGAAGGCAGGGGGCAGAAAtccctcatcttccaggagcggtgctcagcacctgcccagatgcagccctgcccgcccagGTGCTGTCCCCACCCCGTCGTGCAGCATGAACAGGTGAAGGGGTACAACATCCACCCGCTTCCCCgggggatgctggaggaggGCAGGGTCCATCCCCAGGCTGGGCAGTAGGCAGAGCAGATTGAGACCCTTTTCCCCACCAAGTTGCCatggccctgcctgcccctgcctgcagtCCTGCCACCCCCAGCCATCCTGGGTCTCACAGCAGGGTCGGCCTGTGGCTGCTGGGGAACCTCCTTCCTCGCCCGCTGGGtcagcccctcctgccctccctccgCTCACTCCCAGCTCCACTGCTATTTCAGGAAGGTTCAAATAACCCCTTGGCCAGCTGCTGTGCCGGCCCAGGAGCAGACGTGGGCGAGtgggctggtggctgctgggCCAAGGGGACATAGTGGCTCTGGCTGACtcctgggggacagctgggCCCTGGGCTGTGGCGGGGTGCAAAAGAAGTTCCTGTCCCCTCGTGCTACCCCAAGGCaaggaggaagcagagggaTGAGGCAGGGTCTCAAGTGCTGGGGTGACACCAGGACACGGTCCCAGCCGGCCCTTGCCCTACCACGGGTGCagggggtgggatggggctggTCCCTTACAGCTGCGCTGGGCAGCCTGGCTCCAGCCTGGCCACCGCcgggtgctggcagcaggaaaGGGAGCAGGCATCTCCACTTTCGGCAGCTATTTTCAGGTGCTGGAGAGAAGCCGAGGAGCGATGAGATTGTCACCAAGGAGACCAGAGAAACAGGGCCAAGCTCCgggcagcgggggctgcagagagagggaagagctttccaccagccccagggcccACACATGGGGGTCAGCACCTCCCCTGGCCCTGGGCAACCAGCCCAAGTGCCCAGCATCAccctgccaggctggggggggACAACCCAAAGCTAGCAAGGGACAGCAGTTatgctgggagctgctctcccATGCAGAAGGGCACACTTACCTGTCGTGGGGCAGCAGAAAGGTCCCCAACGCCAGGAAGAACAGTGGTGTGGTGGCACAAATCctacctgcagcacagcccagcacagtgCAGAGAGCTGAGCTGCCCCACAGACCCAAAGAGGCTGGGGAAATGGAGGCAGATGGACGCCAGGAGAGCAGCGGAGtgtaaaattttaataaaaatccttgagaaacaaaaggaaaataaagagcagaGCCCAGGCTGCAGCCGCCGCATGCACAGTGCAGGTCACCTCGAGAGGATGGTCCCTTCCCAGCAGCCCTACTGCCCCCACGACAAACCAGAGCCATGCTGGTACCCATGGTCTCTCTCAAGCAGCAACGTGCAGGCCCAAGGTTTTCCCcaggccctggggctgggggagggcaGGATGCTAGCATAGGCATTTAGAAAGGATGAAACAGGTCAGTTCAAAGTCCCAAGCCCTGCTCGTTCCAGAGGAGCAGGGCAGTGGCTGGGGACTTTTCTCCATGGGACAGGCTACAGTGGCTCAGGACAAGTGCACAGAGACACAGGTGAGCTAGGGCTCAAGCCAGGCTGGTCACGGACGGGCAGGTCAGGCTCACTCCAAGCTTAGCCAGCTCCCACACACCAAAGAAACCACCACCACTACATCAAGGCTTTAAGAGCAGCCTAGGACAAAGGCCAGACAAACTCCATTTCCCCAAGCTTGccacttgttttaaaaatagaagtcaCACAtctttctccccttttccctgTAGAACATCCCTTTCCAATCCAAGAACAGCCTCACAGGCAAGTGTGCAGTGCAGGGGGCTCCCACAGTCCTTGCTCTCCGGAGCCAGCTCCTGTCTCTTCCTTTGAGGTAGGTtgaggtgtccccagggagggacATCAGCTGCCTGGTCACATCACCAGAGTGATGTCCGAGAGGCAGCCGGCAGGTTTCTGGTCAGCTCCACCAGTGCACTTGTTGAGAGGGAAGCTCTGAGTAGGCCTGGGCTCCTGGCATCTCATGATGTCctcagcagctgaagggaggagtgtgctgcaggaaaaaggagacctcatgcTGCTTAGAGACAGCAAGAAGGGATCAAAAGGGCCACGGTGCAACATTCATCCACAGTATCATCACACACAGGCTCAGAGATGAGGCTGCCAGGCTCACCTACTCAACCTCCCATCCCAGGCAGCACCACTCACCCTAAGAGACATCCAAAACAGTGATGGGACTTTAGGGTCACAGCTTGATCTCCCTGGCTGCATGTAAACCCAACTCCATCCCAGGCCGGGCACAGGAGCAGGGATGCCCTTTCCCTAACACCAGAGACGTGCCTGCCCTCCACTTCAGCTCACCCAGATAAACCCTAGTCCTCCACCTCTCTGCAGGAGACGGTCAAGGCCAGCAGCACCCATTCTGCAGCCCAGGTTTGCTTGGGGAAGCTGGCAGAGCACAGTAGTCCCAGAGGCCTTGCTGGTCTCCCCGGCCCCATGCTGGGGCTGAGAGCCTCTGCTCACTGCTGGCCACATAAGAGCCCACAGAAGTGGTGCAGGTCCCTGTGGGGAACATCTTGTCTGCCTGTACTGACCATGACAACCCCAAACATCACCCAGTCTGGCTGTTCTGGACCTCACTCCCACCTGAGCTGGGTATACAGTGCCGAGGAGACACACCCAGTCACACAGGTATCacgccagccccaccagctaGCTCTCCAGAGAGCAGAAGCTGGCTTCAGACCTTGCAAGCCAACCTGTTCCTCTCCCCTTAAATaaagctgctttccctgctgccaGTTCTCTCTCAGGACACCAGTCCTAAAGCCACATTATGAACATCATGCGCATCATGGCCAATGCCAACTCACCCCAGTCTGcccagttccagtttgctgaaGCCATTTGATTGAACGTTGCTCTTCTGGAGGAAGAAAGACTTTGGCCATGACCACTGCAGGAGAGAAGACAATCAAATGGCTATTTAAGTCGTGGCAAAAATCCGTCAAGTCTGCTGTGCTCTGCCGTAGGCTGCCCTAGTGTGCTTCAGCTTGATCTGCCTCACATTGCTGCGCATCGTCACTGCCACCAGACTGTTCCCAGAATAGCAAACAGAGCAGTCTTTGCTCTCTGCTTAATGAATCCTTCTGCTGTAAGTGGGAGCAGAGCATCTCGAGGTCAAAAGAGTGGGTTTCTTTCACTGGATCAGCCTGCTGAAAGGCACAGGAGCGACAGA includes these proteins:
- the PRKAG3 gene encoding 5'-AMP-activated protein kinase subunit gamma-3 isoform X1, whose amino-acid sequence is MERLSSPAASQVALLDAAAHPEEEGFPGALCSREVEEEEEEEEEDSQRSPRPVTFTLGNELLGLGPESEFQSPDAEIYMHFMRSHCCYDTIPTSCKLVVFDISLEIKKAFVALVANGVRAAPLWDSKTQSFVGMLTITDFINILHRYYRSPLVQIYEVEEHKIETWREVYLQGSFKPLVYISPSDSLFDAVYSLIKHKIHRLPVIEPVSGNVLHILTHKRILKFLHIFGSTIPKPRFLKKTVQELCIGTFRDVAVVLETAPVYTALEIFVDRRVSALPVINDAGQVVGLYSRFDVIHLAAQKTYNNLDISVREALRQRTVCLEGVLTCYPHETMEDIIDRIAKEQVHRLVLVDENQYPRGIVSLSDILQALVLTPAGLASKPGMEARPHCPLRCPCGCQGGSEGRAAGCPAQHRCPPGGYGLVPSLAPQASTDPRSEDTRELPSLTQGSLAWPWGCGRRLGLQRLSTGRTYLPILVLGLVLSPGPDPAGLGEAGSREKVAQGCLPPASTW
- the PRKAG3 gene encoding 5'-AMP-activated protein kinase subunit gamma-3 isoform X4 gives rise to the protein MHFMRSHCCYDTIPTSCKLVVFDISLEIKKAFVALVANGVRAAPLWDSKTQSFVGMLTITDFINILHRYYRSPLVQIYEVEEHKIETWREVYLQGSFKPLVYISPSDSLFDAVYSLIKHKIHRLPVIEPVSGNVLHILTHKRILKFLHIFGSTIPKPRFLKKTVQELCIGTFRDVAVVLETAPVYTALEIFVDRRVSALPVINDAGQVVGLYSRFDVIHLAAQKTYNNLDISVREALRQRTVCLEGVLTCYPHETMEDIIDRIAKEQVHRLVLVDENQYPRGIVSLSDILQALVLTPAGLASKPGMEARPHCPLRCPCGCQGGSEGRAAGCPAQHRCPPGGYGLVPSLAPQASTDPRSEDTRELPSLTQGSLAWPWGCGRRLGLQRLSTGRTYLPILVLGLVLSPGPDPAGLGEAGSREKVAQGCLPPASTW
- the PRKAG3 gene encoding 5'-AMP-activated protein kinase subunit gamma-3 isoform X3 is translated as MERLSSPAASQVALLDAAAHPEEEGFPGALCSREVEEEEEEEEEDSQRSPRPVTFTLGNELLGLGPESEFQSPDAEIYMHFMRSHCCYDTIPTSCKLVVFDISLEIKKAFVALVANGVRAAPLWDSKTQSFVGMLTITDFINILHRYYRSPLVQIYEVEEHKIETWREVYLQGSFKPLVYISPSDSLFDAVYSLIKHKIHRLPVIEPVSGNVLHILTHKRILKFLHIFGSTIPKPRFLKKTVQELCIGTFRDVAVVLETAPVYTALEIFVDRRVSALPVINDAGQVVGLYSRFDVIHLAAQKTYNNLDISVREALRQRTVCLEGVLTCYPHETMEDIIDRIAKEQVHRLVLVDENQYPRGIVSLSDILQALVLTPAGIDRSSF
- the PRKAG3 gene encoding 5'-AMP-activated protein kinase subunit gamma-3 isoform X2; protein product: MERLSSPAASQVALLDAAAHPEEEGFPGALCSREVEEEEEEEEEDSQRSPRPVTFTLGNELLGLGPESEFQSPDAEIYMHFMRSHCCYDTIPTSCKLVVFDISLEIKKAFVALVANGVRAAPLWDSKTQSFVGMLTITDFINILHRYYRSPLVQIYEVEEHKIETWREVYLQGSFKPLVYISPSDSLFDAVYSLIKHKIHRLPVIEPVSGNVLHILTHKRILKFLHIFGSTIPKPRFLKKTVQELCIGTFRDVAVVLETAPVYTALEIFVDRRVSALPVINDAGQVVGLYSRFDVIHLAAQKTYNNLDISVREALRQRTVCLEGVLTCYPHETMEDIIDRIAKEQVHRLVLVDENQYPRGIVSLSDILQALVLTPAGLASKPGMEARPHCPLRCPCGCQGIDRSSF